Genomic window (Lewinellaceae bacterium):
GAGCGGGTCCAGGCCGTTGGCCGAGAGGATGCCATTGAGGTCGGCATCATAAGTATTTGGATTGGGCGCCCCGGTAAGGGTGAACCCGCCGGCAGCGCCGCCGGTGCCGCCGAGCACGTCGGAAAAGCTCCAGCCAAAGCCGCCGCCGGTGGGGATGGTGTCATTGCCTGCAGTGGCTACTTCAAAGATATCGCCGTTGCAAACGATAACAGAATCGGCAGTGGACAGGGTGTCGATGACGCAAACTGTTACGGGAGGATCGCATAATACAATAGGGCTGGAAGTACAGGTAAGGGCCGGAAAGCCATTGTCCGTCTCCGTGTTGGCTCCTCCTCCGCAAGCGCCTGCCTCGTTGATGACGATGAGGTAGGTGCCGGTTTCCGAGGCGGTCCAGGAGATGGTGCAGCCATCGCCGTCGCCGGGGCCGAACGCATCCACCGCCCCACTAGGGGCAATGATCGTAAAATCGGGCACCCAGGTGCCGGCGCCGGCGCCGTTGCATATACTAAAGGCATAGCTGCCGCCCGCCTGGAAGTTATCCACCGCATAAGCTTCGGCTGCATACACTTCAAAGCCGGTGATTTCATTGAACGGGCAACCGGTGCCGTCGTCACAGGGCGCCCCCCCGAATTGGGTGTTGAAGTTCGTCCAGCCTGTACTGGATGTAGGGTTCAACCAGTCGGTGCACTGCGCTCCGGCGGAAAAGGAGATGCCCGTCAGCAGAAAGGCAAGGGAATAAATGGCAATAGATAATTGTGTTTTCATAAATTATTTTTCAGTAGATGAAGAAAAGGATTGAATGCTTATCCGATAGAAAACCGCCACATATTAAGGCTAAATCTACGTATCCGGGCCACAATTTCGGAAAATCTGATGTAAATTAAATGACAATCCTCTCGAACCTGCACAAATAGCCAGTGGAAGCAATATTTCTTATCTTGGGCATTTTATTGTTTCAACAACCTCTATGCTCCAGCAACCAACAAGGCTGGCCCGTTCTTTTTTCACCCGCGAAGACGTCCTGCTGGTGAGCCGGGAGCTATTGGGGAAATACCTGGTGACGGATTTCGGAGCGGGGCGCACTGCAGGCCGCATCGTGGAAGTCGAAGCTTATCGGGCGCCGGAGGACAAAGCCTCCCACGCCTACGGCAACCGCTACACCGAACGCACCAAGGTGATGTACGCCCGGGGAGGCCATGCTTATATCTATCTTTGTTATGGCATCCACCACCTGTTCAATGTGGTAACCGGAGCGGAAGGCATGGCGCATGCGGTGCTGATACGGGCGCTGGAGCCGGCAGCAGGCACCGGCCTCATGCTCCGCCGCCGCCGGATGAGCAAAATAGCGCCCCGGCTCACTGCCGGCCCCGGAGTATTGTCTCAGGCGATGGGCATCACCCGGCAGCACACCGGGACGGATATGCTGGCCCCGCACAGCCCGATATGGATCGAAAGCCGGGAAGCGCCGGTATCAGAGGAGGACATCATCGCTGCCCCCCGCATCGGCGTGGCCTACGCCGAAGAATGTGCGGCCTGGGAATGGCGGTTTTACCTGCGGGGGAACGCTTGGGTGAGTAAGTGAGGGAGGGAGGGAGGGAGGGAAAACAATGTAAACGGGAACTTAACGTTAAGAACTAAGTACTCTGTTAAATAAATAAATTGTCGTTTCCGGGCGATGAATTTTCGTTCTGATCGAGGAACGCCCGGAGCCTGGTAGCAGCGCTACCAAGGCGAGGACGTGACGAAGAGCAGGGCGAAAAGGCACGACCGGAAGCATAAGATATTTATTTAACAGAGTACTTAGTGATCAAGAAAACAAAAATGAAGAAAACACACTATTTTCTGCTGCTGCTCTTTTTCCAGCCCCTGCTCCTGCCTGCTCAGGAAAGTTTTCCGAATGAAGATTTCATTTACATGGATTACCTCCGCTCCGTGAAATTCCATACGGAGGGATTATTCCTGTCGTACCCGGTCATTGAGCTGGGAGGGGCTGCCCGGCTGACGCTCTCCTTCGACGACCTGGACGGGGACACCAAAGACTATTTCTACAAGGTGGTCCATTGCGACCGCGACTGGCAGCGTTCTCAGCTGGCGGAGCTGGAATACGTCGAAGGGTATACGGAAGAGCGGCTCCAGAACTTTCAGTTTTCCTTCAAAACCCTCTGGCCTTATACCCATTATGAACTGACTCTGCCCAACCAGGACACCCGCTTTACAAAATCGGGCAATTATATGCTTCTTATCTACGACGACACCTACGAGCGCCAGTTGGTGCTGGCCCGCCGCTTTGTCATCGTGGAGCCAAAGGTGACGGTCGACCCCCGCATTTTGCGGGCCAGCCAGGTCTCCAAGTTCCGCACCCATCAGGAGATCGACTTCGTGGTGAACCACGAACAGTTCAAAATCCAGAATCCCATGGTGGAAGTGCGGGCCACGGTTATGCAAAACGGCAGATGGGACAATGCCATCACCGATATTCCGCCGAAATTCATCCGCAGCAATTCCCTGCTCTTTGACTATCAGGACCGGATCGTCTTCCCCGGCGGCAAGGAGTTCCGGTTCCTCGACCTGCGCAGTTTCCGGCTGGTTTCGTTTAATGTGCACTCCGTCGAACGGACGGACGAGGGCTTCGTCGTGCAGCTCAAATTCGACGAGCCGCGCTCCGGCCAGTCCCACACCTCCTTTAATGACCTGAACGGCAATTTCGTCATAGAAACGACGGACCAAAACAACGATGAGGTTTCGGCGGAATACGCGGAAGTGGTTTTCTACCTGAAAAAGCCCATGCCCTACTACGGCAAAGAAGTGTACCTCTTCGGCGGCCTGACCGACTGGGCGGTCCTGCCGGAGTACCGCATGGAATACGACGAAAACCTGGGGGCTTATGTGGGTCGGGCCTTGCTCAAACAGGGGTATTACGATTACGCCTACGCCACGCTGCCCCTGCCGGCCAATGACAAACCGGAGGCAAAACCGCATCCCGATATCACAGAAGTCGAAGGCACCTGGCACGAAACGGAAAACCAGTACACCATATTTATTTACTACCGCCCATTTGGCGGCCGCTACGACCAGGTGATCGGATCCGTTTCCTTTACTTCCAATTTGTAAGCGCAGCAGGTTGGATATTTGGCGTTCTGCATTCGGCGGTTTGAAATAAAACAAACCGACGGCAGAAAAACCGATTGCCCCAAAAGGGCCCATTCATCCGATAGAATTCCCACTTTATATAAAATATTCCGGGAAAAAGCCTACCTTTTACTACTATTGCATTTACAAAAAAACATCGGTTATGTCACACAGAATTACCCTACTGTTAACCGGCCTGATGATGATCGCCACGCAGGCCGCTTTCGCTCAAAACGCCTGGCCTCTTGAAAAATGCATTCAATACGCGCAGCAAAACAACCTGAGCACGAAGCAGGCGCAGTACAGCATTCAGGACGCCCAATTGCTGAACAAACTCAACCAATTCAGCCGCCTGCCCAACCTTAGCGCGCAGACCAGCGCCGGTTATCAGTTTGGCCGCACCATCGACCCGACCACCAACACCTTCAACAACGAAGCCATTGGTTTCAATAGAATTTCCCTCGATGCCAACATGACTGTTTATGACGGCAACCGGATCACCAACTCCGTCAAGCAAAGTAAAATAGACCTGGAAGCTGCCCGCCTGGAAGCTCAGGCTACCTCCAATGACATTTCCCTCAACATTGCCGCCGCTTACCTGAGCATTTTGCTGGCCGAAGAGCAGCTGGGAAATGCCCGGAAGCGCCTTGAATTGTCGCAGGGGCAATTAGAACAAACCGACAAGCTCATCCGGGCCGGTTCCCTGCCGCCTAACGACCGGCTGGATTTTCTGGCGCAGATCGCCCTGGAGGAGCAAGCCATCGTAGAGTCTCAAAACCAGGTGGCGATCGGTTACCTCAACCTCAAGCAACTGATGGAGATCGACCCCAATGAAGAGATTAGCATTGTACGCCCGGAAACCATTGAGATTCCAGGAGATGCCGACCCCAGTGCCTATCGGGTCAATGAAGTATATACTGCTGCATTGCAAACCCAGCCGCAAATCCGGGCAGCTGACCTGCGGCTGGAAAGCGCCCAACTGGATGAAGACATTGCCCGCGCCGGCATGCTGCCCACCCTCGTGCTCTTCGCCAACCTCAACACCAACTATTCGAGTATTGCCCAAAAGCCTGTCTTTGGGCTCGTCCGTTCTACAGAAACCGTCTTTATTAATGATATGCCCGTTGATATTGAGTTCGAAAACGAGGTGCCGGTTAAATATGAGAATGTTTCCTATTCCGACCAGATCAACGAAAACTTTGGACAAGCGGTAGGCGCCAGCCTCAGCATCCCCATTTACAGCAACCACCGCAACCGCATACAGATGGAACGCGCCCGCCTCAATGCGTTGAACACCGAAGTGGCCAACCGGCAGCAACGCAACCAACTGAAAACAGATGTGCAGCGCGCCATCGCCGACGCCCGCGCCGCCCGCGAAACCTACGCCGCCACCCAGCGGTCCGTCGAAGCGGCCCAGGGGGCTTTCGACAATGCCGAGAAGCGCTTCCAGCTCGGGGCCATCAACACCCTGGAATACACCACCGCCCGCAACAACCTCGACCGGGCCGAGGTAGACCTCATCCGGGCTAAATACCAATATATTTTCAACCTGAAGACGGTGGATTTCTACCTGGGCAGGCCGATCACATTAGATTAACGGAACCAACTTAGAAAAGCTCTCAAAGACTATGGCAAAATCGAATCGCAACAACACGATCATCATTGTTCTTCTGGCCGTCATCGTAGCCCTGGTGGGTTTCCTGATCTGGCGAAACAAGAGCAAACCCAAAGGCGAAAAAGTCGCCATCGAAAAGGCGGAAAAACGCACCATCACGGAAAAGGTGTCGGCCAGCGGCAAAGTGTTCCCACAAACGGAAGTCAAGATCAGTTCTGACGTATCCGGGGAAATCGTGGAACTGCTGGTGGAAGAAGGGGACTCCGTCGTCAACGGCCAACTGCTGGCCCGGATTGACCCCGACGCCTACCAGTCGCAGGTAGAGCGGGGAGTCGCCGGGGTGAACACCGCCAAGGCCCAGGGGGCCAACGCCCGTTCGCAGATCGAGCAGTTCAAGGCCCAGAAGCAACAAATCGAAGCGCAGCTGATCAACGCCCGGGAAATTCACGAGCGCAATGTGAAACTCAAACAGGAAGGCGTTATCGCCGAGGCGGACTTCCAGCAGTCGCTTTCTAACCTGAAGGCGCTGGAAGCCAACCTTAGAGCCGCCGAAGCCAACATCAGAGCCGCCGAGGAAAGCGCCCGCGCTGCCAAATTCCAGGTGGAAAGTTCGGAAGCCACCCTGAAAGAGCTGCGCACCAGCCTGCGGCGCACCGACATCTTTGCGCCCATGAGCGGCATCGTCTCCCGCCTCAATGTCGAGGAAGGGGAACGCGTGGTCGGCACCATTCAGATGACGGGCACCGAGATGATGCGCATCGCCAACCTCAACGCCATGGAAGTGCGGGTGGAGGTGAGCGAAAACGACATCCCCCGCGTCACCTTCGGGGATGAGGTTGAAATTGAAGTGGACGCCTACCTCGACCGCATCTTCCGCGGCAAGGTCACCCAAATTGCCAATTCGTCGACCAGCACCGGTACCACCACCGCGCTGACCAGCGACCAGGTCACCAACTTCGAAGTACGGATCAACATCGAACAGGAGTCTTACCAGGATCTGATCACTGCCAGCAAACCCTACCCCTTCCGGCCCGGCATGTCCGCTTCGGTGGACATTAAAACCGAAAAGGTGGCGGATGCCTTGTCTGTGCCCATCCAGGCGGTAACGACCCGCGAAAAGGATGCGGACAAGAAAAAAGCCAAGGCCCGGCAGGTGGCGGAAAAGCCAGGCGAAGAGGAAGAACCGGCAAAAGACCTGATGGAAGTGGTATTCATCGTCCGGGGCGACACCGTGCAGATGTCGGAGGTCAAGACCGGCATCCAGGATGACACTTACATTCAGGTTACGTCCGGATTGCAGGAGGGCGAGGAAGTGGTCGTGGCGCCGTATGCGGCCATTGCGCGGAAACTGGAGCAGGGCAGCGAGGTGCATGTGGTGAAGGAGGAGGAGTTGTATAAGAAAGATTAAATCCGAATAGAATTTGCGACGTTTGATGTGCGATTTTTGATTTGCTCGGGAAGTAGCAGACAGGATTAACAAGATGTTCAGGATTCCTGATTATAACGGATTGCGTAGCTATTGACGGTGCCCAGTCAGGGGTGTCATTTGGGTAGGGGTTGTGAAAAAAGCCCCGACTGAAGGCGCCACCTTTCAGCCCCGTTCTTGAGGGACCGTGTCCCGATACGCCGTAACGTGCAAGTCTCAGACTTGCGTGATAAAAAAAGCCAAAAAAACGCAAGTCTGGAGACTTGCTAATTATGCTGCATCGCCCGTACGGGCTCGCAAACGGCATTGCTATTATAAGGCACGAGGAAAGAATAAAGTGTTCAATTATGGGGCAGTAATTTTTGTGCCAGGCAAGGCGCGAAGAATGAGGATAGCCAAAGCTACCTGAGTGATGAGCAACGCAGCATGGCGCAAAAAGGACAAGCCAGAATGGACAGTTTATTCTTTCGTCGTGCCTAAATAGATATCGATAATACCAAACCAACCTATCGAAGACAAAGCACTGATCCTATTCATCCGCAACCCGGAACTGGGCAAGGTCAAGACCCGCCTGGCCCGGGGCGTGGGCGACGAACAAGCCCTGCGGATTTACGAGGCCCTGCTGGAGCATACGCGCCGGCAGGCCCTTGTTGTTGATGCCCGGCGGCTGTTGTTTTATTCCGAATCCATCAACCGGAACGACGAATGGAGGGAACCGGATTTTGAAAAATACCTCCAGGAGGGCGAAGGGTTGGGTGAGCGGATGAGTCATTCTTTTGAAATAGCCCTGCAGCAGGCGCGCTCTGCCCTGATCGTCGGCAGCGACATCGCCCAGCTTTCCGCCCGGATCATGGAAGATGCCTTCCGGCAACTGCAAACGCACGATTTCGTGATCGGCCCGGCGGTGGACGGGGGCTACTACCTGCTGGGCATGAAAGCGGCCACCCCTACCCTATTCGAAGGGATCGAATGGAGCACGCCCACTGTTTTTGTAGAAACCGTCGCCATCATTGATGGTATGGGGAAAACCTACGCCCTGGCGCCGGAGCTGTCGGATATTGATTATGCGGAGGACTGGGAGCGGTATGGGTGGGGGTTGGAGTAGGAGTTTCTTTTGACAAGCCAAAAGATGTTTAATATTACCGCGCTAAGCCTTTTTGATTTTTTTCGATAAAAAAATTCAAAAAATTTTGTGGCCTCGATTTTTTTTTTTGCATCTTGGAGGCAATAAAATATAAGCGCTCTACACTACAACAACACTTTCTGAATAACCGCCGCAAACACTACACTACTTTTTGTTGCGCTAAGAGCATTAACCAACAAGTTTGAGTCAACCGGCTTAGGCAATACTTTTGCTCATGATAAGATAGCCGGG
Coding sequences:
- a CDS encoding DNA-3-methyladenine glycosylase; this encodes MLQQPTRLARSFFTREDVLLVSRELLGKYLVTDFGAGRTAGRIVEVEAYRAPEDKASHAYGNRYTERTKVMYARGGHAYIYLCYGIHHLFNVVTGAEGMAHAVLIRALEPAAGTGLMLRRRRMSKIAPRLTAGPGVLSQAMGITRQHTGTDMLAPHSPIWIESREAPVSEEDIIAAPRIGVAYAEECAAWEWRFYLRGNAWVSK
- a CDS encoding TolC family protein, whose amino-acid sequence is MSHRITLLLTGLMMIATQAAFAQNAWPLEKCIQYAQQNNLSTKQAQYSIQDAQLLNKLNQFSRLPNLSAQTSAGYQFGRTIDPTTNTFNNEAIGFNRISLDANMTVYDGNRITNSVKQSKIDLEAARLEAQATSNDISLNIAAAYLSILLAEEQLGNARKRLELSQGQLEQTDKLIRAGSLPPNDRLDFLAQIALEEQAIVESQNQVAIGYLNLKQLMEIDPNEEISIVRPETIEIPGDADPSAYRVNEVYTAALQTQPQIRAADLRLESAQLDEDIARAGMLPTLVLFANLNTNYSSIAQKPVFGLVRSTETVFINDMPVDIEFENEVPVKYENVSYSDQINENFGQAVGASLSIPIYSNHRNRIQMERARLNALNTEVANRQQRNQLKTDVQRAIADARAARETYAATQRSVEAAQGAFDNAEKRFQLGAINTLEYTTARNNLDRAEVDLIRAKYQYIFNLKTVDFYLGRPITLD
- a CDS encoding efflux RND transporter periplasmic adaptor subunit, with amino-acid sequence MAKSNRNNTIIIVLLAVIVALVGFLIWRNKSKPKGEKVAIEKAEKRTITEKVSASGKVFPQTEVKISSDVSGEIVELLVEEGDSVVNGQLLARIDPDAYQSQVERGVAGVNTAKAQGANARSQIEQFKAQKQQIEAQLINAREIHERNVKLKQEGVIAEADFQQSLSNLKALEANLRAAEANIRAAEESARAAKFQVESSEATLKELRTSLRRTDIFAPMSGIVSRLNVEEGERVVGTIQMTGTEMMRIANLNAMEVRVEVSENDIPRVTFGDEVEIEVDAYLDRIFRGKVTQIANSSTSTGTTTALTSDQVTNFEVRINIEQESYQDLITASKPYPFRPGMSASVDIKTEKVADALSVPIQAVTTREKDADKKKAKARQVAEKPGEEEEPAKDLMEVVFIVRGDTVQMSEVKTGIQDDTYIQVTSGLQEGEEVVVAPYAAIARKLEQGSEVHVVKEEELYKKD
- a CDS encoding TIGR04282 family arsenosugar biosynthesis glycosyltransferase, with amino-acid sequence MEDKALILFIRNPELGKVKTRLARGVGDEQALRIYEALLEHTRRQALVVDARRLLFYSESINRNDEWREPDFEKYLQEGEGLGERMSHSFEIALQQARSALIVGSDIAQLSARIMEDAFRQLQTHDFVIGPAVDGGYYLLGMKAATPTLFEGIEWSTPTVFVETVAIIDGMGKTYALAPELSDIDYAEDWERYGWGLE
- a CDS encoding DUF5103 domain-containing protein; its protein translation is MKKTHYFLLLLFFQPLLLPAQESFPNEDFIYMDYLRSVKFHTEGLFLSYPVIELGGAARLTLSFDDLDGDTKDYFYKVVHCDRDWQRSQLAELEYVEGYTEERLQNFQFSFKTLWPYTHYELTLPNQDTRFTKSGNYMLLIYDDTYERQLVLARRFVIVEPKVTVDPRILRASQVSKFRTHQEIDFVVNHEQFKIQNPMVEVRATVMQNGRWDNAITDIPPKFIRSNSLLFDYQDRIVFPGGKEFRFLDLRSFRLVSFNVHSVERTDEGFVVQLKFDEPRSGQSHTSFNDLNGNFVIETTDQNNDEVSAEYAEVVFYLKKPMPYYGKEVYLFGGLTDWAVLPEYRMEYDENLGAYVGRALLKQGYYDYAYATLPLPANDKPEAKPHPDITEVEGTWHETENQYTIFIYYRPFGGRYDQVIGSVSFTSNL